In the Granulosicoccus antarcticus IMCC3135 genome, ATAGTGCCTTGAACGCCTGTGTGTGCACGCCTGGTCAATGCCTGCAGCCGCGCCGTCAGCTCACTAAGCTGGTAGGGCTTGGTCAGGTAATCGTCGCCGCCTGCCTTGAGTCCGGTAACGCGTTCGTCGACATCATCCAGAGCGCTGAGGATCAGCACAGGGGCCATGTTGCCCATGCGACGCAGCTCCTCGATGACTGACAAGCCGTCTCTCTTGGGAAGCATTCTGTCGATGATCATGGAGTCGTAAGCGTTGGCTATAGCCATCTCCAGGCCCAACTCGCCGTCGGCAGCATGTTCGACGCTATGCCCACTTTCGGTCAGTCCTTTGACAAGGTATGCCGCTGCCTCGGTGTCGTCCTCGACTAGTAAAATTCGCATGTAGCCCCCATATTTTGGTAAAGCGAAAACAACTTTTAAAGGTATGTAGTGACTAACAGGCATGTAATGCAACGCCTGGAGTCAGAAATTGGTCAATTAGTGCACCGACTTCCCTTGATTCAACTAGTTACGTGAAAAACCACGGAGTTCAAACCATGATCAATACGCTCAAGCCTCTCTGCCATGTAAGCCCTGACAAGGAAGGCACCGTGCGTTTGCGAGCCATTTCAATCAAGTCACGTCTACTCAGTACTACCAGAATATATCGAAATCCAATTGTTTGGTTGGCATTGATGCCCATTCTTGCTGTAACGCCATCCTTTGCCGATACGCTGCCTGATTTCAGCCAGCTTGTCGAGGAACAGGCAGACACGGTTGTAAAAATTTCCGTTCTGACTGTGGAAGAACAAAGCGTTAGCAGTGGTTTCCCGGGAATCAATCCAGACCAGATCCCCGAGCAGTTTCGTCGTTTTTTCGAGCAAATGCCACAAAATCCTGACCCCGAACCCCGTCAAGGTGCCGGATTTGGGAGCGGATTCATAATTTCCGACGATGGTTACATCATCACCAATGCGCACGTCGTGGACAAAGCCACTGAGATAAAGGTCGGGCTCAATGATCGACGAGAATATACAGCAAAGCTGATTGGTAGCGATACAGCAAGCGATATAGCGTTGCTCAAGCTGGATGCTGGCACGCTGCCCTCCGTGACCATTGGTGATTCCGATACATTAAAGGTCGGCGAGTGGGTTCTGGCGATTGGTTCTCCATTCGGATTCGAGCATACAGCGACTCAGGGCATCGTTTCCGCACTGGCCAGAAGTTTGCCCGATGACACATATGTGCCGTTCATCCAGACGGA is a window encoding:
- a CDS encoding response regulator transcription factor, which produces MRILLVEDDTEAAAYLVKGLTESGHSVEHAADGELGLEMAIANAYDSMIIDRMLPKRDGLSVIEELRRMGNMAPVLILSALDDVDERVTGLKAGGDDYLTKPYQLSELTARLQALTRRAHTGVQGTILHVGDLTLDLIKHKVTRSGRNINLQPREFRLLEYLMQHTGQVVTRSMLLENVWDYHFDPQTNVIDVQISRLRSKIDKDFDSPLLHTVRGAGYKLQEVSSPAETS